Genomic window (Streptomyces yatensis):
CACCGTCTCCAGGGACAACCTGGGCGCGGGCACCAACTCGTAATGGACCGACGTCACCGGGGCATAGCGGGTGGCCGTAACCGTGCCGGAGGTGTGGGTGCTCATCGCTCCCTCCCGAGTGTGTGAGTGCGCCCAGGTGTGTGCGTGGTCATCGTTCGCTCCTGGGGTCGAAGGAGGAGGTGCGGCCCAGCTCCTCGAACAGCTCCCGCTCCCGGTCGCTGAGGCTGGGCGGCACCATGACACGGATCTCCGCGAACAGATCACCGTCAGGGCCGCGCGGGTTGGGCATGCCCTCACCGCGCAGCCGCAGCCGGCGGCCGCTGGAGGACCCGGGCGGAACCGTCACCTTCGCCGTGCCCCCAGGCGTCGGCACGGGGACGGTCGCACCCAGCGCGGCCTCCCACGGGGAGACCGGGAGCGTCACATGGATGTTCCGGCCCTCCAGCCGGAACCGCGGATGGGGCTGGATCCGCACCCGTAGATACAGATCCCCCGCCGGTGCGTCACCGGTGCCCCGGCCGCCCTGCCCGGCCAGCCGGATCCGCTGCCCGTCCACCACACCCGCCGGAACATCCACCTCGAACGTGCGCTGCCCCGACGGCCCCGCCAACGTGACCGTACGACGGCCGCCGTGAAAGGCATCCTCCACGGTCAGCGGCAACTCCGCCTCCTGGTCGGCGCCGGGGATGTCGACGCGTCCGGCGCCCGGCCCCGCGCCGCGGCCGAAGAACGAGCCGAACAGGTCCTCGAAGTCCACGCCCTCGCCCCCGGCGTCCTCCCCGAAGCCACGGGTGAACCGCACCCGGCCGCCGTC
Coding sequences:
- a CDS encoding DnaJ C-terminal domain-containing protein; the protein is MARDYYEVLGVSRGASQDEIQQAFRTRARRLHPDVNKDPNAEERFKELNDAYSVLSDPKARARYDRFGEDFRKIPEDWEERVAAGAGAGARGGGFRGWTTAGDGGRVRFTRGFGEDAGGEGVDFEDLFGSFFGRGAGPGAGRVDIPGADQEAELPLTVEDAFHGGRRTVTLAGPSGQRTFEVDVPAGVVDGQRIRLAGQGGRGTGDAPAGDLYLRVRIQPHPRFRLEGRNIHVTLPVSPWEAALGATVPVPTPGGTAKVTVPPGSSSGRRLRLRGEGMPNPRGPDGDLFAEIRVMVPPSLSDRERELFEELGRTSSFDPRSER